One segment of Chelmon rostratus isolate fCheRos1 chromosome 17, fCheRos1.pri, whole genome shotgun sequence DNA contains the following:
- the LOC121620839 gene encoding glucose-6-phosphatase catalytic subunit 1-like, with translation MDLLHSSGVSSTHYLQTHFSHSQGYFLSVSKAMDLRNTFFLLFPIWFHLQQAEAIRLVWVAVVGDWINLMLKWLLFGERPYWWVQETGYYGNSSQPMIKQFPITCETGPGSPSGHAMGAAAIYYTMMSSLLATVLKTEGHQIRKWCVRVSLWTLFWCVQVCVCLSRVFVAAHFPHQVITGVVIGILVAESLSRTQQIYEAGLRPYLLASLLLLSLALLLYLCLQALGIDLLWSVEKAHSWCHRAEWVSVDTGPLASLLRNTGTLLGLGLGLHSPLHAHASRAVFARRAEGAIYRVICLGATLVLLQLFDCAFRPPVHSGALFYLLSFCKSATVPLATVAIVPYCVTTALRYEREKVL, from the exons ATGGACTTGCTCCACAGCTCCGGTGTGAGCAGTACACACTACCTGCAGACCCACTTCAGCCACAGCCAGGGCTACTTCCTGTCAGTCTCCAAGGCAATGGACCTACGCAACACCTTCTTCCTGCTGTTCCCCATATGGTTCCATTTACAGCAAGCTGAAGCCATCAGACTGGTGTGGGTGGCAGTGGTGGGAGACTGGATCAACCTCATGCTGAAATG GCTTCTGTTTGGAGAGCGTCCCTATTGGTGGGTTCAGGAAACAGGTTACTATGGCAATTCCTCTCAACCAATGATAAAGCAGTTCCCAATTACCTGTGAGACTGGACCAG GAAGTCCGTCGGGTCACGCCATGGGGGCTGCAGCGATCTACTACACCATGATGTCATCACTGCTTGCCACAGTGCTGAAGACAGAAGGACATCAAATCAGGAAATG gtgtgtgcgtgtctcaCTGTGGACACTGTTctggtgtgtgcaggtgtgtgtgtgcctctccAGGGTCTTTGTCGCTGCTCATTTCCCACATCAGGTCATCACTGGAGTTGTCATAG GTATCCTGGTGGCAGAATCTCTCAGCCGGACCCAGCAGATCTACGAGGCTGGCCTGCGCCCTTATCTGCTtgcctccctgctcctcctctctctggctcttctCCTGTACCTGTGCCTGCAGGCGCTCGGCATCGATCTTCTCTGGAGCGTGGAGAAAGCGCACAGCTGGTGCCACCGTGCAGAGTGGGTCAGCGTGGACACGGGCCCCTTGGCCAGTTTGCTCAGAAACACCGGGACTCTGCTGGGCTTGGGTCTGGGGCTCCACTCTCCACTGCATGCACACGCCAGCAGAGCAGTATTCGCCAGAAGGGCTGAGGGGGCCATCTACAGGGTGATCTGTTTAGGTGCAAcacttgtgctgctgcagttgttCGACTGTGCTTTTCGGCCACCTGTCCACAGTGGAGCGCTGTTCTATCTGCTGTCTTTCTGTAAAAGTGCCACGGTACCTCTGGCTACTGTGGCTATTGTTCCCTACTGTGTCACTACAGCACTGCGATACGAGAGGGAGAAGGTGCTATGA
- the nbr1b gene encoding next to BRCA1 gene 1 protein, with product MDFYINLKVNFRGNSKNFLLSGSETKSWESMEAMVKRSFGLCSLQLTYFDEENEEVSINSQVEYEEALKSAARQGNRLHMNVYETRGQPARVPTTKASGTEPKRGFRPPQHCPALAQVVSRKVQAAVPEQGMVILKEVKGTKEEDKTPPAWFTSYMEKFKDQVVREAVEKICREFSGQCCIHKPLGGAGGAGGAGGGRAEAVGGAEVQQVPEVSSSTLPGAPSSSTPPCSSCRGQTTGGGYQCSVCTSCTLCEPCSFSHDPSHNLVRARTPLSIPEHGSPAPDHSRFYRRGDRSFRKAEKQRLKAEKRLLKAEVKEIRKQLRMERRGIQWNSSHRDGSSSPVLLQPRATQHNSPERPKRPCPLVVPAMTAAFLDENLPDGTRLRPGTKFIKYWKMRNTGTIGWSADTKLKFMWGNLAVGSGDRWREVSVPFLQPGQVGIVSVALCAPAVEGSYTSHWRLAHAGEQFGPRVWCSIVVDPLAPAPMMADGILVSPCVTPQGKNPVAKDGKACAASREQSLMSVDQEEYYIPSVDLLTAQDLLSFELLDINIVQELESVPNNTPADMTPCMSPLPQDGHLQDKSSPSLGLIQEETEVINSIMDVPHGAGSGAEGGGVPAQEEGEDDISGTQFVCETVIRSMTLEEAPDHAPLRGSRSGTGKVVRPAAQGGSSSSCVKSKTVKTEETTDSSPSSSKSALKPPATLKASLPPPLKASLPAPLSVAPTPGPGPSSAPTPLHALPRASTLQENTTTDEGEESRMERERNPEEDKEKEGEEKREGTRSRSSSTSSEDYIIILPDCFDTSRPLGESMYSSALSQPGDIPAKSPTDPETPSSDHLGSSIPEGELGNVDEATVAPATGVSGTSSANDMLCTSQTLDDEPLTPEVVTPPKAIITPSPESSRETDADPAAAVEGAESSELYQTEDASGPEQTEADDTEATEDTEEDNPEDPRNPGITSGLMKGALSVAASAYKALFTGQGPTQPPVDASTQDTMMAVLVEMGFGDRPLNQRLLNKYNYNLLDVVNELVQMTDNDWYSTRY from the exons ATGGACTTCTACATCAATCTGAAGGTGAATTTCAGGGGAAATTCCAAAAATTTCCTCCTGTCGGGATCCGAGACCAAGAGCTGGGAGTCGATGGAGGCCATG gtgaagCGATCATTTGGCCTGTGCAGTCTTCAGCTGACCTATTTCGATGAGGAGAACGAGGAG GTGTCCATTAACAGCCAAG TGGAGTACGAGGAGGCATTGAAG AGTGCAGCGAGGCAGGGGAACCGACTGCATATGAATGTGTACGAGACTCGGGGCCAGCCGGCGAGGGTCCCCACCACTAAGGCCAGTGGAACAGAGCCCAAGAGGGGCTTCAGACCTCCACAGCACTGCCCCGCTCTGGCCCAGGTGGTCAGCCGCAAAGTCCAGGCTGCGGTACCTGAACAGGGCATG GTGATCTTGAAAGAAGTGAAGGGgaccaaagaagaagacaagacTCCTCCAGCCTGGTTCACCTCTTACATGGAGAAG TTTAAGGACCAGGTGGTTCGCGAGGCGGTGGAGAAGATCTGCCGGGAGTTCTCTGGACAGTGCTGCATCCACAAGCCCctgggaggagcaggaggagcagggggagcaggaggaggtagAGCAGAAGCAGTAGGAGGAGCGGAGGTCCAGCAGGTCCCCGAGGTTTCCTCCTCCACTTTGCCTGGGgctccatcctcctccactcctccctgctcctcctgcaggggGCAGACCACCGGAGGAGGCTACCAGTGCAG tGTGTGCACCTCCTGCACTCTGTGTGAGCCCTGCAGTTTCTCTCATGATCCCAGTCACAACCTGGTGCGAGCCAGGACTCCTCTGTCCATCCCGGAGCACGGATCACCTGCCCCAGACCACAGCAG GTTCTACAGGCGAGGTGACCGCAGTTTCCGGAAGGCGGAGAAGCAGCGGCTGAAAGCAGAGAAGCGCCTGCTGAAGGCCGAGGTCAAAGAAATCCGGAAACAGCTGAGGATGGAGAGGCGGGGCATACAGTGGAACTCCTCCCACAGAGATGGAAGCTCCTCGCCAGTCCTTCTGCAGCCTCGAGCCACCCAGCACAACAGCCCTGA GCGTCCAAAGCGCCCCTGTCCCCTGGTGGTTCCAGCCATGACAGCTGCATTTCTGGACGAGAACCTTCCTGATGGAACCCGCCTACGTCCTGGGACCAAGTTTATCAAGTACTGGAAGATGAGGAACACTGGAACGATCGGATGGAGCGCTGATACGAAG CTGAAGTTCATGTGGGGGAACCTGGCAGTGGGATCTGGCGACCGTTGGAGAGAAGTGTCTGTTCCCTTCCTCCAGCCTGGACAG GTTGGTATTGTCAGTGTAGCGCTGTGTGCCCCGGCTGTGGAGGGCTCCTACACCTCCCACTGGCGTCTGGCCCATGCTGGAGAGCAGTTTGGACCCAGGGTCTGGTGCAGCATCGTGGTCGATCCTCTGGCCCCAGCACCCATGATGGCTGATGGGATACTAGTGTCACCCTGTGTCACACCACAG GGTAAGAACCCAGTGGCAAAGGATGGAAAAGCCTGTGCAGCTTCTAGGGAGCAGTCATTAATGTCAGTGGACCAAGAAGAGTACTACATCCCCTCTGTTGACCTGCTCACTGCACAG GATCTTCTGTCCTTTGAGCTGTTAGACATCAACATCGTCCAAGAGTTGGAGAGTGTCCCAAACAACACCCCTGCCG ACATGACTCCCTGCATGTCCCCTCTGCCTCAAGATGGTCACCTGCAGGACAAGAGCAGTCCCTCTCTGGGTCTCATCCAGGAAGAGACTGAAGTCATCAATAGCATCATGG ACGTCCCTCATGGGGCGGGATCTGGAGCAGAAGGGGGAGGAGTCCCGGCTCAGGAGGAAGGGGAAGATGACATCAGTGGgactcagtttgtgtgtgagactgtgatTCGCTCAATGACCCTGGAGGAGGCCCCAGACCACGCCCCTCTGAGAGGGTCCCGCTCCGGGACGGGAAAAG TGGTGCGTCCGGCTGCTCAGGGCggctcctcctcttcttgtgTGAAGAGTAAGACGGTGAAAACAGAGGAGACCACAGACAGCAGccccagcagctcaaaaagtgCCCTGAAACCACCGGCCACGCTGAAagcttccctccctcccccgcTGAAAGCCTCCCTGCCTGCTCCCCTGTCCGTGGCCCCGACCCCAGGACCTGGCCCCAGCTCAGCACCAACCCCGCTCCACGCTCTGCCCAGGGCCTCCACCCTGCAGGAGAACACAACCACAG ATGAAGGTGAGGAGTCCcgcatggagagagagagaaacccagaggaggacaaggagaaagagggagaggagaagagagaggggacgAGGAGtcgctcctcctccacctcgtcaGAGGATTACATCATCATTCTCCCTGACTGCTTTGACACCAGTCGGCCACTGGGGGAGTCCATGTACAG ctctgctttgtccCAGCCGGGTGATATCCCAGCCAAGAGCCCCACAGACCCAGAAACCCCGTCTTCTGACCACCTGGGCAGCTCCATTCCAGAGGGTGAGCTGGGTAATGTGGATGAAGCCACTGTGGCTCCAGCGACAGGGGTGTCGGGCACCAGCAGCGCCAACGACATGCTTTGTACGTCTCAGACGCTGGACGATGAGCCGCTGACCCCCGAGGTGGTGACACCGCCTAAAGCCATCATCACGCCCAG tccagagagcagcagagagacagatgctgaccctgctgctgctgtggaaggCGCAGAGAGCTCTGAGCTGTACCAAACTGAGGATG CCTCTGGCCCTGAACAAACTGAGGCAGATGATACTGAAGCTactgaagacacagaggaggacaaccCTGAGGACcccag GAATCCAGGCATCACCAGCGGACTGATGAAAGGAGCTCTGTCAGTCGCTGCTTCTGCCTACAAAGCTCTGTTCACTGGACAAGGCCCCACACAG CCTCCAGTGGATGCCTCCACCCAGGACACCATGATGGCCGTGCTGGTGGAGATGGGTTTTGGGGACCGGCCGCTGAACCAGCGGCTGCTGAACAAATACAACTACAACCTGCTGGATGTGGTCAACGAGCTTGTTCAGATGACCGACAATGACTGGTACTCTACACGCTACTGA
- the LOC121621407 gene encoding transmembrane protein 106B-like isoform X1 has product MSFSMGAVPSRCDGGTYSTVSQSGQDDTQPIIEKDGTKKGGSSKRHSSGETVDCPTCQGTGRIPRGQESKLVAVIPCTDQRLRPRHTKLYVAVSVGVCLLVSSLVLFFLFPRSVLLSPVAVKSSLVYFTDQDVQINITNLLNITNNNFVAVQAYNLTVQALNFDMVVGTVAIKNVTSVKPLSVKTYSFVIPISLADPGMSNYCKKASLPVHILYLHLQMSMTVYYLAHYEQLSLETYEYIDCGANSTIPHSVQPPPPPMDGG; this is encoded by the exons ATGAGTTTTA GTATGGGGGCTGTTCCCAGCAGATGTGATGGTGGCACTTACAGCACAGTATCACAGAGTGGGCAAGATGACACCCAGCCAATAATTGAGAAAGATGGCACCAAGAAGGGGGGTTCCAGCAAGAGGCACAGCTCAGGAGAAACAGTGGACTGTCCCACCTGCCAGGGCACTGGACGTATACCCAGAG GCCAGGAGAGCAAACTGGTGGCTGTCATCCCCTGCACTGACCAGAGGCTGAGGCCCAGACACAC gAAGCTGTATGTTGCTGTGTCTGTTGGCGTGTGCCTCCTCGTCAGCTCCCTGGTGttgttcttcctgtttcctcgCTCCGTCCTTCTTTCTCCAGTAGCCGTCAAGTCATCCCTTGTTTACTTCACTGACCAGGATGTCCAGATTAACATCACG AACCTCCTGAACATCACCAACAACAACTTTGTGGCGGTGCAGGCCTACAATCTGACCGTGCAGGCTCTGAACTTCGACATGGTGGTGGGAACAGTTGCCATTAAGAATGTGACCTCTGTCAAACCTCTGTCTGTCAAAACG tACTCTTTTGTGATCCCCATCAGTCTGGCAGATCCTGGCATGAG taacTACTGTAAGAAAGCTTCCTTGCCCGTCCACATTCTGTATCTGCATCTGCA GATGTCTATGACGGTGTACTACCTGGCCCACTATGAGCAGCTCTCCCTGGAGACGTACGAGTACATTGACTGTGGAGCAAACAGCACCATACCACACAGTGTgcaacccccaccccctccgATGGATGGTGGATGA
- the LOC121621407 gene encoding transmembrane protein 106B-like isoform X2 encodes MGAVPSRCDGGTYSTVSQSGQDDTQPIIEKDGTKKGGSSKRHSSGETVDCPTCQGTGRIPRGQESKLVAVIPCTDQRLRPRHTKLYVAVSVGVCLLVSSLVLFFLFPRSVLLSPVAVKSSLVYFTDQDVQINITNLLNITNNNFVAVQAYNLTVQALNFDMVVGTVAIKNVTSVKPLSVKTYSFVIPISLADPGMSNYCKKASLPVHILYLHLQMSMTVYYLAHYEQLSLETYEYIDCGANSTIPHSVQPPPPPMDGG; translated from the exons ATGGGGGCTGTTCCCAGCAGATGTGATGGTGGCACTTACAGCACAGTATCACAGAGTGGGCAAGATGACACCCAGCCAATAATTGAGAAAGATGGCACCAAGAAGGGGGGTTCCAGCAAGAGGCACAGCTCAGGAGAAACAGTGGACTGTCCCACCTGCCAGGGCACTGGACGTATACCCAGAG GCCAGGAGAGCAAACTGGTGGCTGTCATCCCCTGCACTGACCAGAGGCTGAGGCCCAGACACAC gAAGCTGTATGTTGCTGTGTCTGTTGGCGTGTGCCTCCTCGTCAGCTCCCTGGTGttgttcttcctgtttcctcgCTCCGTCCTTCTTTCTCCAGTAGCCGTCAAGTCATCCCTTGTTTACTTCACTGACCAGGATGTCCAGATTAACATCACG AACCTCCTGAACATCACCAACAACAACTTTGTGGCGGTGCAGGCCTACAATCTGACCGTGCAGGCTCTGAACTTCGACATGGTGGTGGGAACAGTTGCCATTAAGAATGTGACCTCTGTCAAACCTCTGTCTGTCAAAACG tACTCTTTTGTGATCCCCATCAGTCTGGCAGATCCTGGCATGAG taacTACTGTAAGAAAGCTTCCTTGCCCGTCCACATTCTGTATCTGCATCTGCA GATGTCTATGACGGTGTACTACCTGGCCCACTATGAGCAGCTCTCCCTGGAGACGTACGAGTACATTGACTGTGGAGCAAACAGCACCATACCACACAGTGTgcaacccccaccccctccgATGGATGGTGGATGA